The genomic interval CAAGGCCGAGCTGCGGCAGGACGCGAAGCGGGTCGGCATCGGCGGTGGCGCGATCGCCGCGGCCGGCACGCTGGCGCTGTTCTCACTCCCGGTGCTGAGCTTCGCGGCCGCGTACGGGATCCACAACCTCGGTCTCGGTCTGGCCTGGTCGTTCCTGATCATCGGCGGTGCGTTCCTGCTGATCGCGGCCCTGCTGGGGCTGCTCGCGGTGGGCCGGTTCAAGAAGGTCAGCAAGCCCGAGAAGAGCATCGCCTCGGCGAAGCAGACCGCCGCCGTGCTGGGCACGGTCAAGCCGCATCCGCGGCCGCTCACAGGTACGGGTACGGCGGACGCATCTGTGACACGCTCGACCGTATGACGGTGCCCGATTCCCCCGCAGCGCCCGCGTCCGACCCCGACCCCGGCGAGCGGGCCGTCCCGGCCGCGCCGGGCGGCCCGCGGGGCCCCGAAGGCCCGGCCGTGACCGCCGGGCCGGGGGGTGCGGCCGCGCCCTCCCCACCGCCGGCGCCCTCCCCCGCCTCGGTCGTCCGGGCCGCGGGGCCGTGGACCCACCGGGACGTGGCGGCGAACGGCGCGCGGTTCCACATCGCCGAGATGGGCGAGGGGCCGCTGGTGCTGCTGCTGCACGGGTTCCCGCAGTTCTGGTGGACGTGGCGGCACCAGCTGCCGGCGCTCGCGGAGGCGGGTTTCCGGGCCGTGGCGATGGACCTGCGCGGGGTGGGCGGCAGCGACCGCACCCCGCGCGGCTACGACCCGGCCAACCTCGCCCTCGACATCACCGGCGTGATCCGCTCCCTCGGGGAGCCGGACGCCGCGCTGGTCGGCCATGACCTGGGCGGATATCTGGCGTGGACGGCGGCGGTGATGCGCCCGAAGCTGGTGCGCAGGCTCGCGGTGTCCTCGATGCCGCACCCGCGCCGCTGGCGTTCGTCGATGCTGGCCGACGTCAAGCAGAGCGCGGCGGGCTCCTACATCTGGGGCTTCCAGCGCCCCTGGCTGCCGGAGCGCCGGCTGGTCGCGGACGACGCGGCGCTGGTGGGGCGGCTGGTACGGGAGTGGTCGGGCCCCCGGCTGCCGGACGACGCGGCGGTCGACACGTACCGCCACGCCATGTCGATCCCGTCGACGGCCCACTGCTCGATCGAGCCGTACCGCTGGATGGTGCGGTCGATGGCGCGGCCGGACGGTCTCCAGTTCAACCGCCGGATGAAGCGCCCGGTGCGGGTGCCGACGCTGCATCTGCACGGTTCCCTCGATCCGGTGATGCGCACGCGCAGCGCGGCGGGGTCCGGGGAGTACGTGGAGGCGCCCTACCGC from Streptomyces albireticuli carries:
- a CDS encoding phage holin family protein, with amino-acid sequence MSAADDGAATGTEAGAAAGAMGTDRSLGQLVATATTELSALVHDEIALAKAELRQDAKRVGIGGGAIAAAGTLALFSLPVLSFAAAYGIHNLGLGLAWSFLIIGGAFLLIAALLGLLAVGRFKKVSKPEKSIASAKQTAAVLGTVKPHPRPLTGTGTADASVTRSTV
- a CDS encoding alpha/beta fold hydrolase yields the protein MTVPDSPAAPASDPDPGERAVPAAPGGPRGPEGPAVTAGPGGAAAPSPPPAPSPASVVRAAGPWTHRDVAANGARFHIAEMGEGPLVLLLHGFPQFWWTWRHQLPALAEAGFRAVAMDLRGVGGSDRTPRGYDPANLALDITGVIRSLGEPDAALVGHDLGGYLAWTAAVMRPKLVRRLAVSSMPHPRRWRSSMLADVKQSAAGSYIWGFQRPWLPERRLVADDAALVGRLVREWSGPRLPDDAAVDTYRHAMSIPSTAHCSIEPYRWMVRSMARPDGLQFNRRMKRPVRVPTLHLHGSLDPVMRTRSAAGSGEYVEAPYRWRLFDGLGHFPHEEDPVAFSTELVNWLKDPEPDR